In the Helianthus annuus cultivar XRQ/B chromosome 11, HanXRQr2.0-SUNRISE, whole genome shotgun sequence genome, one interval contains:
- the LOC110883042 gene encoding protein LURP-one-related 15, producing MMVVDPRFFSSYKVDLAIVRNSLAVADGNLSCVLDVNGNVIFIIKDKNFSLHDRHILLDASEIPILTFQKKHRSIHRRWQAFRSDSTSAKDLIFSTKKRSVIQRVTELSVFLSDNKEEVVSDYKVAGDWKKRSCTVYSYDGSTILAQMHDNIDPCIEADKDTYGISVSPNVDYALVVALMVILYEVNKDRKKKKIKGKMKGSGRNREIKDDNDDSDGEKEEEDEDGDEDEDEEEEEDEEDEEEDDNTD from the exons ATGATGGTGGTGGACCCAAGATTCTTTTCATCTTACAAGGTGGATCTAGCGATTGTCCGAAACTCGTTAGCAGTTGCGGATGGCAATCTCAGCTGTGTCCTGGATGTCAATGGGAATGTGATCTTCATAATTAAGGACAAAAACTTTAGCCTTCATGATCGACATATCTTGCTTGATGCATCAGAAATTCCTATCTTAACATTCCAGAAGAAG CACCGGAGCATACATAGAAGGTGGCAAGCTTTCAGAAGTGATAGCACAAGTGCAAAAGATTTGATTTTTAGTACCAAAAAGAGGTCCGTGATTCAACGAGTTACTGAACTCAGTGTGTTCCTATCAGACAACAAAGAGGAAGTTGTTAGTGATTATAAGGTTGCCGGAGACTGGAAGAAAAGATCCTGCACGGTTTACTCATATGATGGATCTACAATCCTTGCCCAG ATGCATGATAATATTGACCCGTGCATTGAGGCTGATAAAGACACATATGGGATATCAGTGTCTCCAAATGTTGATTACGCGCTGGTTGTTGCTCTCATGGTAATTCTTTATGAGGTTAACAAGGATCGTAAgaaaaagaaaatcaagggaaaGATGAAGGGCAGTGGTCGTAATAGGGAGATCAAAGATGATAATGATGATAGTGATGGTGAGAAGGAGGAAGAAGACGAGGACggggatgaagatgaagatgaagaagaagaagaagatgaggaaGATGAGGAGGAGGATGACAATACAGATTGA